Proteins co-encoded in one Haloarcula pelagica genomic window:
- a CDS encoding WD40/YVTN/BNR-like repeat-containing protein, with protein sequence MNTAYAALSDRVLVGTGDEWKDRLVSHDIECLAAHPGAPDRAFVGTVDAGLQYTTDGGSSWSIALDTDDRVTAVTVDPQDPDVVWAGTEPSAVYRSGDGGRSWTEREGLTDLASAARWSFPPRPHTHHVRWLAVAPDDADRLYVAIEAGAFVRSPDGGETWLDHPTGARRDNHTLATHPDAPDRVYTAAGDGYARSDDRGETWTHPQDGLAHRYVWSIAVHPENPETVVVSAATGPRRAHSTAGESYVYRSTGDAWEQAMAGLSGPDGLARPVLASGENGLYALTNHGLFRSDAGHEWTRVGQWTTEYDQVPRGLAVV encoded by the coding sequence ATGAACACCGCCTACGCAGCCCTCTCGGATCGCGTCCTCGTCGGCACCGGCGACGAGTGGAAAGACCGACTGGTGAGCCACGACATCGAGTGTCTCGCGGCCCATCCCGGCGCGCCCGACCGGGCGTTCGTCGGCACCGTCGACGCCGGCCTCCAGTACACGACCGACGGCGGCAGTTCCTGGTCGATCGCTCTGGACACCGACGACCGCGTGACTGCGGTCACCGTCGACCCGCAGGACCCCGACGTGGTGTGGGCCGGAACGGAGCCGAGCGCCGTCTATCGATCCGGCGACGGCGGCCGGAGCTGGACCGAACGCGAGGGGCTGACCGACCTGGCGTCGGCGGCGCGATGGTCGTTCCCGCCCCGCCCCCACACCCACCACGTCCGCTGGCTCGCGGTCGCGCCCGACGACGCCGACCGACTCTACGTCGCCATCGAGGCCGGCGCGTTCGTCCGCAGCCCCGACGGCGGCGAGACGTGGCTCGACCACCCCACGGGCGCCCGCCGGGACAACCACACGCTCGCGACCCACCCGGACGCGCCCGACCGGGTCTACACCGCCGCCGGCGACGGCTACGCCCGCTCTGACGACCGCGGTGAGACGTGGACACACCCCCAGGACGGGCTGGCCCACCGATACGTCTGGAGCATCGCGGTCCATCCCGAGAACCCGGAGACCGTCGTCGTCTCGGCCGCGACCGGCCCGCGCCGTGCCCACTCGACGGCGGGTGAGAGCTACGTCTACCGGTCGACCGGCGACGCCTGGGAGCAGGCGATGGCCGGGCTGTCGGGTCCCGACGGCCTCGCTCGGCCGGTACTGGCCAGCGGCGAGAACGGGCTCTACGCGCTGACGAACCACGGGCTGTTCCGATCGGACGCCGGGCACGAGTGGACCCGCGTCGGCCAGTGGACGACCGAGTACGATCAGGTGCCCCGTGGGCTGGCAGTGGTCTAG
- a CDS encoding S9 family peptidase, producing the protein MPDPDADDVLAELASLPTIAHPTASPDGSEVAFYYDASGRNELHVLDIETGEHTRWSDGEVPRNARWFVEWDADGDRVYFHLDDDGNEQNDIYAIDRDGAVEPVVELDGQTVLADVGEDGETLLVGSTRDGQMNLYSHDLASGETTKRTDYDRAVHGGLLSPDYERIAYATNESADFDNLDVYVANADGSDPRNLDLGETGAEATPVDWGPDGERLLVSDNSADLTRSGVYDLRTDEVTWFDSDSEEAPAFFMPDGERFLAIRTREAAKMPVVSDIESGESRELDLPEGVAGFGLAGDAVLSDDRVLLTHTTPTRRPDLLAYDLSTDETETLVPAEYGPFSPADFADAEYVTFDSDGVPETPQAAVEHDPYDTFEIGGLLYDSGERPSPLIVNPHGGPRGMDDKAFDLYTQFLIQEGYSVLQVNYRGSTGRGRSFVRELYDDWGGAEQGDVATGAEFVLAEYDWLDSDRVAVFGGSYGGYSAYWQLVQYPKLYDAGVAWIGLTDLEAMYETTMPHYRTELLEKNIGTPESNPDLYRERSPVQYVENLSAPLFMLHGVNDRRVPVSQARLFRDALDDFGYTEDEEGDYEYTELGKEGHASSDIDQKIRLFELLSDFLDRRLGVESATED; encoded by the coding sequence ATGCCCGACCCTGACGCCGACGACGTGCTGGCGGAACTGGCGAGTCTCCCGACGATCGCACACCCGACCGCCTCCCCCGACGGCAGCGAGGTCGCGTTCTACTACGACGCCAGTGGCCGGAACGAACTCCACGTGCTGGATATCGAGACCGGCGAGCACACCCGGTGGAGCGACGGCGAAGTCCCGCGAAACGCCCGCTGGTTCGTCGAGTGGGACGCCGACGGCGACCGCGTGTACTTCCACCTGGACGACGACGGCAACGAGCAAAACGACATCTACGCCATCGACCGCGACGGGGCGGTCGAACCCGTCGTCGAACTGGACGGCCAGACCGTCCTCGCGGATGTCGGCGAGGACGGGGAGACGCTGCTCGTCGGTTCGACCCGTGACGGCCAGATGAACCTCTACAGTCACGACCTGGCGTCGGGCGAGACGACCAAACGCACCGACTACGACCGAGCGGTCCACGGGGGGCTGCTCTCGCCCGACTACGAGCGGATCGCCTACGCGACCAACGAGTCCGCCGACTTCGACAACCTCGATGTCTACGTCGCGAACGCCGACGGCTCCGACCCCCGGAACCTCGACCTCGGGGAGACCGGTGCGGAGGCGACGCCGGTCGACTGGGGACCCGACGGCGAGCGACTGCTCGTCTCAGACAACAGCGCCGACCTGACCCGGAGCGGCGTCTACGACCTCCGAACCGACGAGGTGACGTGGTTCGACTCCGACAGCGAGGAAGCGCCCGCCTTCTTCATGCCCGACGGCGAGCGGTTCCTCGCGATCCGGACCCGCGAGGCCGCGAAGATGCCCGTCGTCTCCGACATCGAGTCCGGCGAGTCCCGCGAACTCGATCTCCCCGAGGGGGTCGCCGGCTTCGGGCTGGCCGGCGACGCGGTCCTGTCCGACGACCGGGTCCTGCTGACCCACACGACACCGACCCGCCGGCCGGATCTGCTGGCCTACGACCTCTCGACCGACGAGACCGAGACGCTCGTGCCCGCCGAGTACGGCCCGTTCTCGCCCGCGGACTTCGCAGACGCCGAGTACGTCACGTTCGACTCCGACGGTGTCCCGGAGACGCCACAGGCCGCCGTCGAACACGACCCCTACGACACCTTCGAGATCGGCGGACTGTTGTACGACTCCGGCGAGCGACCGTCGCCGCTGATCGTCAACCCCCACGGCGGTCCCCGCGGGATGGACGACAAGGCCTTCGACCTGTACACGCAGTTCCTGATCCAGGAAGGCTACTCGGTGCTCCAGGTGAACTACCGGGGCTCGACCGGCCGCGGGCGCTCGTTCGTCCGCGAACTGTACGACGACTGGGGCGGCGCCGAGCAGGGCGACGTGGCGACCGGCGCCGAGTTCGTCCTCGCCGAGTACGACTGGCTCGATTCGGACCGCGTGGCCGTCTTCGGGGGCTCCTACGGTGGCTACTCGGCGTACTGGCAACTGGTCCAGTACCCGAAGCTGTACGACGCCGGCGTCGCCTGGATCGGCCTGACCGACCTCGAAGCGATGTACGAGACGACGATGCCCCACTACCGCACGGAACTGCTGGAGAAGAACATCGGGACGCCCGAATCGAACCCCGACCTCTACCGCGAGCGCTCGCCGGTCCAGTACGTCGAGAACCTCTCGGCACCGCTGTTCATGCTCCACGGCGTCAACGACCGCCGCGTGCCCGTCTCGCAGGCCCGCCTGTTCCGGGACGCGCTGGACGACTTCGGCTACACCGAAGACGAGGAGGGCGACTACGAGTACACCGAACTCGGGAAGGAGGGCCACGCCTCCTCCGACATCGATCAGAAGATCCGGCTGTTCGAACTGCTTTCGGACTTCCTCGACCGACGGCTGGGCGTCGAGTCCGCCACCGAGGACTGA
- the uvrA gene encoding excinuclease ABC subunit UvrA produces the protein MSKDVIEVRGAEEHNLKDVDVEIPREELTVVTGLSGSGKSSLAFETVYAEGQRRYIESLSAYARNFLGQMDKPQVENVEGLSPAISIDQKNAANNPRSTVGTVTELHDYLRLLYARVGTPHCPECGREVGEQSAQNMVSRILDLPEGTRLKLCAPVVRDQKGAFEDLFDDLVSEGYSRVEVDGEEFDLTLDRPDLDENYDHTVDVVVDRVKVSPDARSRITDSVETALEEADGTLKVVVPDPPEGASEALGGSTARSTGALGDAEDDETAAEDDRLVVELSEDLACTHCGIDISEIETRSFSFNSPHGACPECEGLGETKEVSEDLVITDPSKPLKHVFEPWSYDRTYYSRQLDNVADHFGVSLDTPFEELDESIQRQFLYGTDELVHFEWRTKNGTREKTERFEGVIPNLERRHVETDSDRAREHIEEFMATTTCPACEGTRLKAESRAVLVDGTAITAVNRMSIGDALTHFEEMESNLSARDTKIAEEILKEIRARLGFMQEVGLEYLTLDREAATLSGGESQRIRLATQIGSGLVGVLYVLDEPSIGLHQRDNDRLLNTLEELRDLGNTLLVVEHDTETMRRADNVIDMGPGPGKQGGEVVVNGPQEALIAADESITGDYLAGERQIPVPDERRAADGHLTVRGARQHNLADLDVAFPLGTFTAITGVSGSGKSTLMHDVLYKGLVRRMNDTDVNPGEHDAIEGIEAIETVRLIDQSPIGRTPRSNPATYTNVFDHIRELFAETNLSKQRGYEKGRFSFNVKGGRCEGCGGQGTVTIDMNFLSDVEVPCEECGGARYNDETLDVEYKSATIADVLGMTVDEAYDFFESHSGIRRRLELLKDVGLGYMRLGQPSTTLSGGEAQRIKLAEELGKKDSGETLYLLDEPTTGLHPADERKLIDVLHRLTDDGNTVVVIEHELDLVKNADHIVDLGPEGGEHGGRLVAEGTPEAVARTEESHTGRYLRDLLPGVDLEGPRADRDADEVAAKADDD, from the coding sequence ATGAGCAAGGACGTCATCGAGGTCCGCGGTGCCGAGGAGCACAACCTCAAGGACGTCGACGTGGAGATTCCCCGCGAGGAACTCACCGTCGTCACGGGGTTGTCGGGGTCGGGGAAGTCCTCTCTCGCCTTCGAGACAGTGTACGCCGAGGGCCAACGCCGGTACATCGAGTCGCTGTCGGCGTACGCCCGGAACTTCCTAGGCCAGATGGACAAACCCCAGGTCGAGAACGTCGAGGGGCTCTCGCCGGCCATCTCCATCGACCAGAAGAACGCCGCCAACAACCCACGGTCGACGGTCGGTACGGTGACGGAACTCCACGACTACCTCCGCCTGCTGTACGCCCGGGTCGGGACGCCCCACTGCCCCGAGTGTGGCCGCGAAGTGGGCGAGCAGTCCGCACAGAACATGGTCTCACGGATTCTGGACCTCCCCGAAGGGACCCGACTGAAACTGTGTGCGCCGGTCGTCCGCGACCAGAAGGGCGCCTTCGAGGACCTGTTCGACGACCTCGTCAGCGAGGGGTACTCCCGTGTCGAGGTCGACGGGGAGGAGTTCGACCTGACGCTGGACCGACCGGACCTGGACGAGAACTACGACCACACCGTCGACGTGGTGGTCGACCGGGTGAAAGTCTCGCCCGACGCCCGCTCGCGGATCACCGACTCCGTCGAGACTGCCCTGGAAGAAGCGGACGGGACGCTGAAGGTCGTCGTCCCCGACCCGCCGGAAGGCGCCAGTGAGGCCCTGGGCGGGTCGACGGCCCGGTCGACCGGCGCACTCGGGGACGCCGAGGACGACGAGACGGCGGCCGAGGACGACCGCCTGGTCGTCGAACTCTCCGAAGATCTGGCCTGTACCCACTGCGGGATCGACATCTCGGAGATCGAGACTCGCTCCTTTTCGTTCAATTCGCCCCACGGGGCCTGCCCGGAGTGTGAGGGGCTGGGCGAGACCAAGGAGGTCAGCGAGGACCTCGTGATCACGGACCCCTCGAAGCCGCTGAAACACGTCTTCGAGCCCTGGAGCTACGACCGGACGTACTACTCCCGGCAACTGGACAACGTCGCCGACCACTTCGGCGTCTCGCTGGATACCCCCTTCGAGGAACTGGACGAGTCGATCCAGCGGCAGTTCCTCTACGGCACCGACGAGCTAGTCCACTTCGAGTGGCGGACCAAAAACGGCACCCGCGAGAAGACCGAGCGCTTCGAGGGCGTCATCCCGAACCTCGAACGCCGCCACGTCGAGACCGACTCCGACCGCGCCCGCGAGCACATCGAGGAGTTCATGGCGACGACGACCTGCCCGGCCTGTGAGGGGACCCGCCTCAAGGCCGAGTCCCGTGCGGTGCTGGTCGACGGCACCGCCATCACCGCGGTCAATCGGATGTCGATCGGCGACGCCCTGACCCACTTCGAGGAGATGGAGTCGAACCTCTCGGCCCGGGACACCAAGATCGCCGAGGAGATATTGAAGGAGATCCGCGCCCGTCTGGGGTTCATGCAGGAGGTCGGCCTGGAGTATCTGACCCTTGACCGGGAGGCAGCGACCCTCTCGGGCGGGGAGAGCCAGCGCATCCGCCTGGCGACACAGATCGGGAGCGGCCTTGTGGGCGTGCTGTACGTCCTCGACGAGCCCTCGATCGGGCTCCACCAGCGCGACAACGACCGGCTGCTCAACACCTTAGAGGAACTGCGGGACCTGGGCAACACGCTGCTGGTGGTCGAACACGACACCGAGACGATGCGCCGGGCCGACAACGTCATCGACATGGGGCCCGGCCCGGGCAAGCAGGGCGGCGAGGTCGTCGTCAACGGGCCACAGGAGGCGTTGATAGCCGCCGACGAGTCGATCACGGGCGACTATCTGGCCGGCGAGCGACAGATCCCGGTGCCCGACGAGCGCCGCGCGGCCGACGGTCACCTCACCGTCCGGGGCGCCCGCCAGCACAACCTCGCGGACCTGGACGTGGCGTTCCCGCTTGGCACGTTCACCGCCATCACCGGCGTCTCCGGCTCCGGGAAGTCGACGCTGATGCACGACGTGCTGTACAAGGGCCTCGTGCGCCGGATGAACGACACCGATGTCAATCCGGGCGAACACGACGCCATCGAGGGGATCGAGGCGATCGAGACGGTCCGCTTGATCGACCAGTCACCCATCGGCCGCACGCCACGGTCGAACCCCGCGACCTACACGAACGTCTTCGACCACATCCGAGAGCTGTTCGCCGAGACGAACCTCTCGAAGCAACGGGGCTACGAGAAGGGGCGGTTCTCGTTCAACGTCAAGGGCGGCCGCTGTGAGGGCTGTGGCGGCCAGGGCACCGTCACCATCGACATGAACTTCCTCTCGGACGTGGAGGTGCCCTGCGAGGAGTGTGGCGGCGCCCGCTACAACGACGAGACGCTCGATGTCGAGTACAAGAGCGCGACCATCGCGGACGTGCTGGGGATGACCGTCGACGAGGCCTACGACTTCTTCGAGAGCCACAGCGGTATCCGCCGCCGGCTGGAACTCCTGAAGGACGTTGGCCTGGGCTACATGCGACTGGGCCAGCCCTCGACGACCCTCTCGGGCGGGGAGGCCCAGCGCATCAAACTCGCGGAGGAACTGGGCAAGAAAGACTCCGGCGAGACGCTGTATCTGCTGGACGAACCCACGACGGGACTTCACCCGGCGGACGAACGGAAACTCATCGACGTGCTCCACCGCCTCACCGACGACGGCAACACCGTGGTGGTCATCGAGCACGAACTCGACCTCGTCAAGAACGCCGACCACATCGTCGACCTCGGACCGGAGGGCGGCGAACACGGCGGCCGTCTGGTCGCCGAAGGCACTCCCGAGGCCGTCGCGCGAACCGAGGAGTCTCACACTGGCCGGTACCTCCGTGATCTGCTGCCCGGCGTCGACCTGGAGGGGCCACGCGCCGACCGGGACGCCGACGAGGTCGCCGCGAAAGCCGACGACGACTGA
- a CDS encoding LURP-one-related/scramblase family protein: protein MSTTGTYDIKGLDLTDDSYTVEQSLVRNKYKAMDQTGSVVLRGKQKMFKAKESFPFVDENDTDVFEVNAGSMLDVAGNYTLTDSQTGEDLVVLDNDFSILQDTWRIRDAGTEEMLAQIDSQGAAVTLARNFLPFGQWIPHKYEITDSDGGHVGNIDGQFSMKDRYDITIDDASSVPKEVIIAAAMVIDAIQGN from the coding sequence ATGAGTACAACTGGCACGTACGACATCAAGGGGCTGGACCTGACCGACGACAGCTACACCGTCGAGCAGAGTCTCGTCCGCAACAAGTACAAGGCGATGGACCAGACCGGCAGCGTCGTCCTCCGTGGCAAACAGAAGATGTTCAAGGCCAAGGAGTCGTTCCCGTTCGTCGACGAGAACGACACCGATGTCTTCGAGGTCAACGCCGGCAGCATGCTCGATGTCGCTGGCAACTACACACTGACCGACTCCCAGACCGGCGAGGACCTGGTCGTCCTCGACAACGACTTCTCGATCCTGCAGGATACCTGGCGGATCCGCGACGCGGGGACCGAGGAGATGCTCGCCCAGATCGACTCACAGGGCGCCGCGGTCACGCTCGCCCGGAACTTCCTCCCGTTCGGCCAGTGGATCCCCCACAAGTACGAGATCACCGACAGCGACGGCGGCCACGTCGGCAACATCGACGGTCAGTTCTCGATGAAAGACCGCTACGACATCACGATCGACGACGCCAGTTCCGTCCCGAAGGAGGTCATCATCGCCGCCGCGATGGTCATCGACGCCATCCAGGGCAACTGA